One Spiroplasma endosymbiont of Dioctria linearis DNA segment encodes these proteins:
- a CDS encoding transcription antitermination protein NusB encodes MEKTITILKKRRKNAIQILYRLFLLEEDINKIKQEVLDGFQLDSLDEELNNYIFDMLENTLEYKKIISSLLPELWNWTRLPKIIQAILINAVYEIKKEITPKAIIINESIELTRQYLPSFETAFVNGLLDNIK; translated from the coding sequence ATGGAAAAAACAATTACCATATTAAAAAAAAGAAGAAAAAATGCAATTCAAATTTTATATAGACTTTTTTTATTAGAAGAAGATATAAATAAAATAAAACAAGAAGTTTTAGATGGTTTTCAATTAGATAGTTTAGATGAGGAATTAAATAATTATATCTTTGATATGCTTGAAAACACGCTTGAATACAAAAAAATAATTTCATCATTATTGCCTGAGTTATGAAACTGAACTAGATTGCCTAAAATTATTCAAGCAATTTTAATTAATGCAGTTTATGAAATAAAAAAAGAAATAACTCCAAAGGCAATAATTATAAATGAAAGTATAGAATTAACAAGACAATATTTACCAAGTTTTGAAACAGCATTTGTAAATGGTCTTTTAGATAATATAAAATAA
- a CDS encoding polysaccharide deacetylase family protein, which yields MKKFKLKRVVNISLLLILFFSIIFNFSTPKVNYEVNRINTKEKIVMLTFDDGPSLADETILDILKENDAKATFFGTGINYKKYWTDKKIKMIVKRIIKEGHTLGNHSYNHNNYQFKTKEGFNEFYQTSEMIAKIYQENNIEKNISVIPVRMPYLQYYRGMDYIKSKMKIDYFVRGYLGCDYNESICGKNKILKQYKRNIKPGQILVCHTRDYAKEWLPDLLLYLAENNYKTANFSSGEHYYKNYGGLIF from the coding sequence ATGAAAAAATTTAAATTAAAAAGAGTAGTAAATATTTCTTTGTTGTTAATTCTATTTTTTAGTATTATTTTTAATTTCTCAACTCCAAAAGTTAATTATGAAGTAAATAGAATAAATACAAAAGAAAAAATTGTTATGCTTACTTTTGATGATGGCCCTAGTTTGGCAGATGAAACAATATTAGATATTTTAAAAGAAAATGATGCCAAGGCAACATTTTTTGGAACAGGAATAAATTATAAAAAATATTGAACAGATAAAAAAATTAAAATGATTGTTAAAAGAATCATTAAGGAAGGTCATACATTGGGTAATCATTCCTATAATCATAATAATTATCAGTTTAAAACAAAAGAAGGCTTTAATGAATTTTATCAAACTAGTGAAATGATCGCTAAAATTTATCAAGAGAATAATATAGAAAAAAATATTAGTGTCATTCCAGTAAGAATGCCATATCTTCAATATTATAGAGGTATGGATTATATTAAAAGCAAAATGAAAATTGACTATTTTGTTAGAGGTTATTTAGGTTGTGATTACAATGAAAGTATTTGTGGAAAAAATAAAATTCTAAAGCAATATAAAAGAAATATCAAACCTGGACAAATATTAGTTTGTCATACAAGAGATTATGCAAAAGAATGGCTTCCAGATTTATTATTATATTTAGCTGAAAATAATTATAAAACAGCTAATTTTAGTAGTGGGGAACATTACTATAAGAATTATGGAGGTTTAATTTTCTAA
- the xseA gene encoding exodeoxyribonuclease VII large subunit has protein sequence MTEMIFKITDFTDMLKEYLEDSNTFKNVNVKGEVANLTLNKTGHIYFSLKDSQAKIDCAIWKTNASIFTNLNIREGTEIIARGSLSYYKPTGKITFVVYDVRVDGVGELALLYDKRYKELKEQGWFLDEFKKPITKFPKNIGIVTAATGDAVKDLITTIKRRYPPVNIFLFPSLVQGDGAAKDIAKKIRQANKFEIKIDTLIVGRGGGSYEDLWSFNEMEVLEAIRESQIPIISGVGHEPDITLTDYVSDFRASTPTAAGEKATPDKDSVLQALSTKTNEFGKVLKTKIEKIIIEVDNLSSKLNLSIKNKFNQMINNFKNTSINFNSIIINKLKFINTTFENNISTWKRSLINKLEKNIIELKTYEEKIELQSPYLPLSKGYSILKQDNKVIRSIKEVSKNKIINAVLKDGTVKFKLEEGSK, from the coding sequence ATGACAGAAATGATCTTTAAAATTACTGACTTCACAGATATGTTAAAAGAATATCTTGAAGATTCAAATACTTTTAAAAATGTAAATGTAAAAGGTGAAGTTGCTAATTTAACTCTTAATAAGACTGGACATATTTATTTTTCGCTTAAAGATAGTCAAGCAAAAATTGATTGTGCAATTTGAAAGACTAATGCAAGTATTTTTACAAATTTAAATATTAGAGAGGGAACCGAAATTATTGCAAGAGGTTCTTTATCATACTATAAACCAACAGGAAAAATAACTTTTGTTGTTTATGATGTTCGAGTAGATGGAGTTGGAGAACTTGCTCTTCTATACGATAAAAGATATAAGGAATTAAAAGAGCAAGGTTGATTTCTTGATGAATTTAAAAAACCAATTACTAAATTTCCAAAGAACATTGGTATAGTAACTGCTGCAACAGGTGATGCAGTTAAAGATTTAATTACCACTATTAAAAGAAGGTATCCACCAGTAAATATATTTTTATTTCCATCTTTAGTTCAAGGTGATGGAGCAGCAAAAGATATTGCTAAAAAAATAAGACAAGCAAATAAATTTGAAATAAAAATTGATACCTTAATAGTTGGAAGAGGTGGAGGAAGTTATGAAGACCTTTGATCTTTTAATGAAATGGAAGTTCTTGAAGCAATTAGAGAAAGTCAAATACCAATAATTAGTGGTGTTGGACATGAACCTGATATAACTTTAACAGATTATGTTTCTGACTTTAGAGCTTCAACACCAACTGCAGCTGGAGAAAAAGCAACTCCTGATAAAGATAGTGTATTACAAGCTTTATCTACAAAAACAAATGAATTTGGTAAAGTATTAAAAACTAAAATTGAAAAGATAATTATAGAGGTTGATAATTTATCTTCAAAATTAAATTTAAGTATTAAAAATAAATTTAATCAAATGATTAATAATTTTAAAAATACTTCTATAAATTTTAATTCAATTATTATTAATAAATTAAAATTTATAAATACAACTTTTGAAAATAATATTTCAACTTGAAAAAGAAGTTTAATTAATAAATTAGAAAAAAATATTATAGAACTAAAAACTTATGAAGAAAAAATTGAATTACAAAGTCCATACTTACCTTTATCAAAGGGTTATTCAATTTTAAAACAAGATAATAAAGTTATTAGATCAATTAAAGAAGTATCAAAAAATAAAATTATAAATGCAGTATTAAAAGATGGTACTGTTAAGTTTAAATTAGAAGAAGGAAGTAAATAA
- a CDS encoding TlyA family RNA methyltransferase — MKKRLDQILLDLELTENRNKARGFIIDGKVLVNEEKITKPGTLFDQEKIIIKLIKQENEFVSRAGNKLQKAIQYWNINIENKVCLDIGSSTGGFTDCCLQNNADYVYAIDVGTNQLDWKLRSNPKVKSLEKTNFRIVNKTFFEKEINFFCCDVSFISVEKILLPLKDIVETDTSGVILIKPQFESDREDVKNGKINSKEGHIKSIKRVINYCNQNNFSIIDINWSPILGSKKKNIEYLCYIKKTNNVENIFNENLILNLVNECWEFFENNGE; from the coding sequence ATGAAAAAAAGACTTGATCAAATTTTATTAGATTTAGAATTAACTGAAAACAGAAATAAAGCAAGAGGTTTTATAATTGATGGAAAAGTTTTAGTTAACGAAGAAAAAATAACTAAACCTGGAACATTATTTGATCAAGAAAAAATAATAATAAAATTAATTAAACAAGAAAATGAATTTGTAAGTAGAGCTGGAAATAAATTGCAAAAAGCAATTCAATATTGAAATATTAATATTGAAAATAAAGTTTGTTTAGATATAGGTTCTTCAACTGGAGGATTTACAGATTGTTGTTTACAAAATAATGCAGATTATGTTTATGCAATTGATGTTGGAACAAATCAATTAGATTGAAAATTAAGAAGTAATCCAAAAGTAAAATCTTTAGAAAAAACAAATTTTAGAATTGTAAATAAAACTTTTTTTGAGAAAGAAATTAATTTTTTTTGTTGTGATGTAAGTTTCATATCAGTAGAAAAAATATTATTACCATTAAAAGATATCGTTGAAACAGATACTAGTGGAGTTATTTTAATAAAACCTCAATTTGAATCAGATCGTGAAGATGTAAAAAATGGTAAAATAAATTCAAAAGAAGGACATATAAAATCAATAAAAAGAGTTATTAATTATTGTAATCAAAATAATTTTTCAATAATTGATATTAATTGATCTCCAATTCTTGGTAGTAAGAAAAAAAATATTGAGTATTTATGTTATATTAAAAAAACAAATAATGTAGAAAATATTTTTAATGAAAATTTAATTTTAAATCTTGTAAATGAATGTTGGGAGTTTTTTGAAAATAATGGAGAATAA
- the xseB gene encoding exodeoxyribonuclease VII small subunit, whose product MNKKNFNELLDEIKNISDKLNDSNTSMENSIELFKKGTDMIKEAKEQLTFLEGEVKKVLDNNDVTNF is encoded by the coding sequence ATGAATAAAAAAAATTTTAATGAACTATTAGATGAAATAAAAAATATATCAGATAAATTAAATGATTCAAATACTTCAATGGAAAATTCCATTGAGTTATTTAAAAAAGGAACTGATATGATAAAAGAAGCTAAAGAACAATTAACTTTTCTTGAGGGTGAAGTTAAAAAAGTTTTAGATAATAATGATGTAACAAATTTTTAA
- a CDS encoding DNA polymerase IV, whose protein sequence is MENNKKVIFLLDMDAFFASCHMAKDPSIRNRNVVVASPNRRAIVTTASYNARKFGIKAGTPVFKAMEMCKDLYIANSDFSLYIDYSEKVFDIIYNNFTKNFEVASIDECYIDMTKSWRKYGSVKKAAQAIIDMIYKETGLTCSIGISTNKFLAKTCVDFNKPKGISFLLEEEIQEKLWPMNVEKMFMIGPATQKILNQNNILTIRDLALIDLNFLIEILGKRGMTLWYWANGKGNDEVSREASEFKSIGNELTLNFTTTNYEEIEEIIYELSLKIADRAKKRFLQGKTITIVVKYLDDNISEFYNDKLRKKHITKQESVQEPTNNPEIIYSIAKQCFYELWTGQPILLLGVRISNLSNQIEQTKQLSIDEIDLLEGIDYNEVEKVIYNLNLKFGKNKIFTGEKLLKYMEKNMVQSKFLKNDDVHISNEQIINKWKNK, encoded by the coding sequence ATGGAGAATAATAAAAAAGTAATTTTTTTGTTAGACATGGATGCTTTTTTTGCAAGTTGTCATATGGCAAAAGATCCAAGTATTAGAAATAGAAATGTTGTTGTTGCTTCGCCAAATAGAAGAGCTATTGTTACTACAGCAAGTTATAATGCAAGAAAATTTGGAATAAAAGCAGGAACACCAGTTTTTAAAGCAATGGAAATGTGTAAGGATCTTTACATTGCTAATTCTGATTTTAGTTTGTATATTGATTATTCAGAAAAAGTTTTTGATATTATTTATAATAATTTTACAAAAAATTTTGAAGTGGCTTCAATTGATGAGTGCTATATTGATATGACAAAAAGTTGAAGAAAATATGGTTCTGTTAAAAAAGCTGCTCAAGCAATTATTGATATGATTTACAAAGAAACAGGTCTGACTTGTTCAATTGGAATTAGTACGAATAAATTTTTAGCAAAAACTTGTGTAGATTTTAATAAACCCAAAGGTATTTCATTTTTATTAGAAGAAGAAATACAAGAAAAACTTTGACCAATGAATGTTGAAAAAATGTTTATGATAGGACCAGCAACTCAAAAAATTTTAAATCAAAATAATATTTTAACTATAAGAGATTTAGCTTTAATTGACTTAAATTTTTTAATTGAAATATTAGGTAAAAGGGGAATGACACTTTGATATTGAGCTAATGGTAAAGGAAACGATGAAGTTTCAAGAGAAGCTAGTGAATTTAAATCAATTGGTAACGAATTAACTTTAAATTTTACAACAACTAATTATGAAGAAATTGAAGAAATAATTTATGAGTTAAGTTTAAAAATTGCTGACAGAGCAAAAAAAAGATTTCTACAAGGAAAAACTATTACAATAGTTGTTAAATATTTAGATGATAATATTAGTGAATTTTATAATGATAAGTTAAGAAAAAAACACATTACAAAACAAGAGTCTGTTCAAGAACCTACAAATAATCCAGAAATAATTTATTCAATTGCAAAACAATGTTTTTATGAATTATGGACTGGTCAACCAATATTATTGTTGGGAGTTCGAATAAGTAATTTATCTAATCAAATTGAACAAACAAAACAATTATCAATTGACGAAATAGATTTATTGGAAGGAATAGACTATAATGAGGTTGAAAAAGTTATTTATAACTTAAATTTAAAATTTGGAAAAAACAAAATTTTTACTGGAGAAAAGCTATTAAAGTATATGGAAAAAAATATGGTTCAATCTAAATTTTTAAAAAATGATGATGTACACATTTCTAATGAACAAATTATTAATAAATGAAAAAATAAATAG
- a CDS encoding deoxyribonuclease IV: MEKEKFYLGSHVGMNAANNYLVGSAKQSIENGANTLMFFTGAPQNTRRTETSKLNIVEFKKMLIHNNIDINKVICHGPYTINLANTVKPETFELGVRLLKEELIRLEEIGVHTVVLHPGAAVGAPRELALANVAKGLNMVYKALPNTPVKVALETMSGKGTEVCITFEEIKTVLDLVEQKDKVGVCFDTCHMHDAGYDVKNNFDEVVKEFDEKVGLDKLMAIHLNDSKNPISNHKDRHENIGYGYIGFDSLANIVHNPLFKEIPIVLETPWIDGKISPYKVEIEMIKNNKFTNPFKEKEIK; the protein is encoded by the coding sequence ATGGAAAAAGAAAAATTTTATTTAGGAAGTCATGTTGGAATGAATGCAGCCAATAACTATTTGGTTGGTAGTGCAAAACAATCAATTGAAAATGGGGCAAATACTTTAATGTTTTTTACAGGAGCTCCACAAAATACTAGAAGAACTGAAACAAGTAAACTTAATATAGTTGAATTTAAAAAAATGCTAATTCATAATAACATCGATATCAATAAGGTTATTTGTCATGGGCCATACACAATAAATTTAGCAAATACAGTAAAACCTGAAACTTTTGAATTGGGAGTTAGATTGTTAAAAGAAGAATTAATTAGATTGGAAGAAATTGGTGTACATACTGTTGTATTGCATCCAGGTGCAGCTGTTGGGGCTCCAAGAGAACTTGCATTAGCTAATGTTGCCAAAGGGTTAAATATGGTATATAAAGCTCTACCAAATACTCCAGTAAAAGTGGCTTTAGAAACAATGTCAGGAAAAGGAACAGAAGTTTGCATTACATTTGAAGAAATTAAAACAGTACTTGATTTAGTCGAACAAAAAGATAAAGTTGGTGTATGTTTTGATACATGTCATATGCATGATGCTGGTTATGACGTTAAAAACAACTTTGATGAAGTTGTTAAAGAATTTGATGAAAAAGTTGGTTTAGATAAGCTAATGGCCATTCATTTAAACGATAGTAAAAATCCTATTTCAAATCATAAAGATCGTCATGAAAACATTGGATATGGTTATATTGGTTTTGATTCACTTGCAAATATTGTTCATAATCCATTATTTAAGGAAATACCGATTGTTTTAGAAACACCTTGAATTGATGGAAAAATAAGTCCATACAAGGTTGAAATTGAAATGATTAAAAATAATAAATTTACAAATCCTTTTAAAGAAAAAGAAATTAAGTAA
- a CDS encoding SprT-like domain-containing protein encodes MKYRIDDLILELHSIHNQLNKFLFSNTLSQVKINIETSKRKSRLTLGHFDTAKDWSDELNQITIWTLALNGDYLNIIGVLVHEMVHQYNFERNIKDVENNQRHNKYFKKICEEVAMLTVAKNSRRGFSSTSPTLDLINYIENQLDFNKDLFKSLMHKDAINYQPKGYNKSNKYLCKGCDTIINNSREVTLNIKCMDCNIMFEIL; translated from the coding sequence ATGAAATATCGAATTGATGATTTAATTTTAGAACTTCATTCAATACATAATCAATTAAATAAATTTTTATTTTCTAATACCCTTTCACAAGTTAAAATAAATATTGAAACTAGTAAGCGAAAAAGTAGGCTAACATTAGGTCATTTCGATACAGCAAAAGATTGATCAGATGAGTTAAATCAAATAACTATATGAACTTTAGCTTTAAATGGAGATTATTTAAACATAATAGGGGTACTTGTTCATGAAATGGTGCACCAATACAATTTTGAAAGAAATATTAAAGATGTTGAGAATAATCAGAGACACAATAAGTATTTTAAAAAAATTTGTGAGGAGGTTGCTATGCTAACTGTTGCTAAAAACTCTAGACGTGGTTTCTCATCCACTTCCCCTACACTAGATCTTATAAATTATATTGAAAATCAGTTAGATTTTAACAAAGACCTATTTAAGTCTCTAATGCACAAAGATGCTATTAATTATCAACCAAAAGGTTATAATAAGAGTAATAAGTATCTTTGTAAAGGCTGTGATACTATTATAAACAATTCAAGAGAAGTAACATTAAATATTAAATGTATGGACTGCAATATAATGTTTGAAATATTATAA
- a CDS encoding riboflavin kinase, with protein sequence MKSNTITFFYNNMTMIMLHLDKSVGLLADFENWSKKEDEQIDLLKKIALKEKLKTTLFVLSSREMNYGLWNSKNIIKKAEANKIDYVVFYQLNPMINSMNDIDLYKNISGFLNINKMMVTKNFNLPEANKFSRKFIEKFWEKDAIIIDSKETKDLENNLKLLKESKFKEFEKINNLNYQFTGRVSEGKKRGRTIGFPTINLITEEFIALSYGVYACDVYIESLEKHFLGSGCYWKNEMNQDVFEVFLIDFDKEIYGWKVEVTLLEKLRENIKVNGFEELKDLLKKDVENTLKFKKYIK encoded by the coding sequence ATGAAATCTAATACTATTACATTTTTTTATAATAATATGACAATGATTATGTTACACCTTGATAAATCAGTTGGATTGTTAGCAGACTTTGAAAATTGAAGTAAAAAAGAAGATGAACAAATAGATTTATTAAAAAAAATAGCATTAAAAGAAAAATTGAAGACAACTCTTTTTGTTTTAAGCAGTAGAGAAATGAATTATGGTCTTTGAAATTCTAAAAATATAATTAAAAAGGCCGAAGCAAATAAAATTGATTATGTAGTTTTTTATCAATTAAATCCAATGATTAACTCTATGAATGATATTGATCTTTACAAGAATATTAGTGGATTTTTAAATATAAATAAAATGATGGTAACTAAAAACTTTAATTTACCAGAAGCAAATAAATTTTCTAGAAAATTTATTGAAAAATTTTGGGAGAAAGATGCAATAATAATTGATTCTAAAGAAACAAAAGATCTTGAAAATAATTTAAAATTATTAAAGGAAAGTAAGTTTAAAGAATTTGAAAAAATAAATAATTTAAATTATCAATTTACTGGAAGAGTAAGTGAAGGTAAAAAGAGGGGAAGAACTATTGGTTTTCCTACAATAAATTTAATAACAGAAGAATTTATTGCTTTAAGTTATGGAGTATATGCTTGTGATGTTTACATTGAAAGCTTGGAAAAACACTTTTTAGGATCTGGATGTTATTGAAAAAATGAAATGAATCAAGATGTTTTTGAAGTATTTTTAATAGATTTTGACAAAGAAATTTATGGCTGAAAAGTTGAAGTTACTTTGCTTGAAAAATTAAGAGAAAATATTAAAGTAAATGGTTTTGAGGAATTGAAAGATTTACTAAAAAAAGATGTTGAAAATACACTTAAATTTAAAAAATATATAAAATAA
- a CDS encoding glucosamine-6-phosphate deaminase, with protein sequence MNIIKTKNYDEMSDITLELFIDIINKNNKNRINIALTGGKTPLLFYKKLIANLSKIKDINKIHFYNFDEIPYKKDLSKGMTIEDLEKIFYLPAKINEKNIERMNILNWKEYANHLEKDGGLDLVLLGIGTDGHFCGNLSGVTKFGDTIRLINNKDLEKNISVPKLDANLFHSHYVTLGPREIMASKNIIMIANGENKADIINKIINGPVIEEVPSSILTLHPNFNLIIDEEANKIVKV encoded by the coding sequence ATGAATATTATAAAAACAAAAAATTATGATGAAATGAGTGATATAACTCTAGAGTTATTTATAGATATTATTAATAAAAATAATAAAAATAGAATTAATATTGCATTAACTGGAGGTAAAACTCCTTTACTATTTTATAAAAAATTAATTGCTAATTTATCTAAAATTAAAGACATAAACAAAATACACTTCTACAATTTTGATGAAATTCCTTATAAAAAAGATCTTTCAAAAGGAATGACTATTGAAGATTTAGAAAAAATATTTTATTTACCAGCTAAGATAAATGAAAAAAATATTGAAAGAATGAATATTTTAAATTGAAAAGAATATGCTAATCATTTAGAAAAAGATGGAGGTTTAGATTTAGTTTTATTAGGTATTGGTACTGATGGTCACTTTTGTGGAAACCTATCAGGAGTTACAAAATTTGGTGACACAATAAGATTAATTAATAATAAGGATTTAGAAAAAAATATTAGTGTACCTAAGTTAGATGCTAACTTGTTTCACAGTCATTATGTTACTTTAGGACCTAGAGAAATAATGGCAAGTAAAAATATTATTATGATTGCTAATGGAGAAAACAAAGCAGACATAATTAATAAAATAATAAACGGTCCAGTTATTGAAGAAGTTCCTTCTTCAATATTAACTTTACATCCAAATTTTAATTTAATTATTGATGAAGAAGCAAATAAAATAGTAAAAGTATAA
- a CDS encoding 1-deoxy-D-xylulose-5-phosphate synthase N-terminal domain-containing protein, producing MKLVDLKNYKTLYKIKDSQSLIQLAQEIRIFLNDFVKINKGHIGSNLGVVELTLSILAYYNLDESIVLFDTGHQSHIYKLLVHGLKKFKTLKKFNGLSNFQEIAESKHDWISTGHSSTSIAYQFGYAIASDKKNIISIIGDAAFLGSYTLAGLLNLQNADKKTITILNDNNQAIGENSIKIKDMKMYVESLGLKYIKCEDGNNFDQLFKALDQANEEKQHVVIHCFTKKALGYSGKENLFEKHSLEPNIVNNYSKLIAIELEKYFTKNDYLICPAMLNSSNFTNLKTKFKNNVIDVGINEEFSVLAACAIANTNKKTFISIYSTFFQRIFDQLIHDVFRNNLAMSFLIDRGGLSYSGGVSHHGIYDLFMINNFNQAIICQPYSINDLKIMIKQSYLTNDKQFFLRYENMQAIEDKTNSEFKIGEWQELIFNKNNNITLISYGNVLSEFKNYIETNNLKINLINARYINPIDIKLLEKHKDNKIFVYEQVINKNNLFTNIKNRYNNLNIFSFSFDKINIKHGEKELLLKDLTMDIETVIKKIFEG from the coding sequence ATGAAATTAGTAGATTTAAAAAATTATAAAACCTTATACAAAATAAAAGATAGTCAAAGTTTAATACAATTAGCACAAGAAATAAGAATTTTTTTAAATGACTTTGTAAAAATAAATAAGGGTCATATTGGAAGTAATCTTGGAGTTGTAGAATTGACATTGTCTATTTTAGCTTATTATAATTTAGATGAATCAATAGTTTTATTTGATACAGGTCACCAATCACATATTTATAAACTTTTAGTTCATGGTTTAAAAAAATTTAAAACATTAAAAAAATTTAATGGCTTAAGTAACTTTCAAGAAATAGCAGAGTCTAAACATGATTGAATTAGTACTGGACATAGTTCAACTTCAATTGCATATCAGTTTGGTTATGCAATTGCAAGCGATAAAAAAAATATTATTTCTATCATTGGAGATGCTGCATTTTTAGGTTCATATACCTTAGCAGGTTTACTTAATTTACAAAATGCAGATAAAAAAACTATTACAATCTTAAATGATAACAATCAAGCAATTGGAGAAAATTCAATAAAAATAAAAGATATGAAAATGTATGTTGAATCTTTAGGATTAAAATATATTAAATGTGAAGATGGTAATAATTTTGATCAACTTTTTAAAGCGTTAGATCAAGCCAATGAAGAAAAACAACATGTTGTAATTCATTGTTTTACTAAAAAAGCACTGGGCTATAGTGGAAAAGAGAATCTATTTGAAAAACATTCTCTGGAACCTAATATTGTGAATAACTATTCTAAGTTAATAGCTATTGAATTAGAAAAGTATTTTACAAAAAATGATTATTTAATTTGTCCTGCAATGTTAAATTCTTCAAATTTTACTAACTTAAAAACTAAATTTAAAAATAATGTAATTGATGTTGGAATAAATGAAGAATTTAGTGTATTAGCAGCTTGTGCAATAGCAAATACAAATAAAAAGACTTTTATTTCAATTTATTCAACGTTTTTTCAAAGAATTTTTGATCAATTAATTCATGATGTCTTTAGAAATAATTTAGCTATGAGTTTTTTAATAGATAGGGGAGGTTTAAGTTACAGTGGGGGAGTTAGTCATCATGGAATATATGATTTATTCATGATAAATAACTTTAATCAAGCTATAATTTGCCAACCATATAGTATTAATGACTTAAAAATTATGATTAAACAGTCATATTTAACAAATGATAAACAATTCTTTTTAAGATATGAAAATATGCAAGCTATTGAAGATAAAACAAATTCAGAATTCAAAATTGGTGAGTGACAAGAGTTAATTTTTAATAAAAATAACAATATTACTTTAATTAGCTATGGAAATGTACTAAGTGAATTTAAAAATTATATAGAAACAAATAATTTGAAAATTAACTTAATAAATGCAAGATATATTAATCCAATAGATATTAAATTACTTGAAAAACATAAAGATAATAAAATTTTTGTCTATGAACAAGTAATTAATAAAAATAATTTATTTACAAATATTAAAAATAGATATAATAATCTTAATATATTTAGCTTCTCATTTGATAAAATTAATATAAAGCATGGTGAAAAGGAATTATTATTAAAAGATTTAACCATGGACATTGAAACAGTCATAAAGAAAATATTTGAGGGATAA
- a CDS encoding lipoprotein, whose product MKKLLTILTGLSIIVTPATQIVSCKITSDNTFKSFKDIEKFWGTKTHNTIVFNKDTTEAKDTTKENINTEIKQIIANNFTNQKEFNEKFGIGDNNIEEDNIEFKFYKSNTGFPIGGDNEPEDIITYLEKNFNDNNKHKTIPVYFTYREKKTDGTETEFNKKYLELKFTNIPEMTDGVYKTEDSNGIFGDIENTIKIEKYFFNDLSNLIDKNKPELELTFFKENKNVTIKFIKGILKAIKEVSENKFDLSNSLEWINVENPHYPGKENKEWKVLSPEEKLYKDLIAIKETTKPNLLNGFIELINEFKSGKEWKTTDDDYNWLGLENKTFVLKE is encoded by the coding sequence ATGAAAAAATTACTTACAATTTTAACTGGCTTATCAATAATTGTTACTCCAGCAACTCAAATAGTTAGTTGTAAAATAACAAGTGATAATACTTTTAAAAGCTTCAAAGATATTGAAAAATTTTGAGGAACAAAAACTCATAATACAATTGTTTTTAATAAAGATACTACTGAAGCAAAAGATACTACTAAAGAAAATATTAATACTGAAATAAAACAAATAATTGCAAATAACTTTACTAATCAAAAAGAATTCAATGAAAAATTTGGTATTGGTGATAATAACATTGAAGAAGATAACATTGAATTTAAGTTTTATAAAAGTAATACGGGATTTCCAATAGGTGGAGACAATGAACCAGAAGATATTATTACTTATTTAGAGAAAAATTTTAATGATAATAATAAACATAAGACAATTCCTGTTTATTTTACGTATAGGGAAAAAAAGACTGATGGAACCGAAACAGAATTTAATAAAAAATACTTAGAATTAAAATTTACAAATATTCCAGAAATGACTGATGGAGTTTATAAAACTGAGGATTCAAATGGTATTTTTGGAGATATTGAAAATACAATTAAAATTGAAAAATATTTTTTTAATGATTTGTCTAATTTAATTGATAAAAATAAACCTGAACTTGAATTGACTTTTTTTAAGGAAAATAAAAATGTTACAATAAAATTTATAAAAGGTATTTTAAAAGCAATTAAAGAAGTTTCTGAAAATAAATTTGATTTATCAAATAGTTTAGAATGAATTAATGTTGAGAATCCACATTATCCTGGCAAAGAAAATAAGGAATGAAAAGTTCTATCACCTGAAGAAAAATTATATAAAGATTTAATAGCAATTAAAGAAACTACAAAACCTAATTTATTAAATGGCTTTATAGAACTAATAAATGAATTTAAATCTGGTAAAGAATGAAAAACTACAGATGATGATTATAATTGATTAGGATTAGAAAATAAGACTTTTGTTTTAAAAGAATAA